A stretch of the Lactuca sativa cultivar Salinas chromosome 9, Lsat_Salinas_v11, whole genome shotgun sequence genome encodes the following:
- the LOC111895475 gene encoding calcium-binding protein KRP1, protein MAASTNQIEFQDHLPLIEEKLGGDGLIGELCNGFRLLMDADKGLITFDSLKKNSSLLGLQDLSDDDLLSMLREGDYDGDGALNQMEFCVLMFRLSPDLMEQSGFLLEEALEQEVNNSHL, encoded by the coding sequence ATGGCGGCATCGACGAATCAAATCGAGTTTCAGGATCATTTACCTTTGATTGAGGAGAAATTGGGCGGCGATGGTTTGATCGGAGAATTATGCAATGGATTCCGACTGTTGATGGACGCTGATAAAGGTTTGATTACGTTCGATAGCTTGAAGAAAAATTCATCGCTTTTGGGACTACAGGATCTGAGCGACGATGATCTGTTGAGTATGTTGAGAGAAGGAGATTATGATGGTGATGGCGCGTTAAATCAGATGGAGTTTTGTGTTTTGATGTTCAGATTAAGCCCAGATCTTATGGAGCAATCTGGGTTTTTGTTGGAAGAAGCTCTTGAACAGGAGGTGAACAATTCACATCTATAG
- the LOC111895459 gene encoding pre-mRNA-splicing factor ATP-dependent RNA helicase DEAH10, with amino-acid sequence MEPNNSINQIDNHIDDDGDQNSFPSHRHQIITYSRKRKHSQSQGQNPICTLHISASFLLDAKTLVTIFQIHLEEGPGDILVFLFGHEDNESIEGLVCENLKKLPEANEKNLNLAIVLFSSIREANESLYSCSYWIQKGTLVATRLIKNSIKLVILETNIAETSVTIPGINYVIDPGLLKVRSYSPDSGIESLIVVKTSKDQSLQRSDLENAALSDTLVPRKNTRLSNIKLTFPSLIYMLKIKLEKIQLKALEAMVVVGQVKSEFSISHISNSPSKKLEKNGSRKRGFGSPFKCIGIGLAQQLKSERDEELATVRKRIEELEALAASRQKEA; translated from the exons ATGGAACCCAACAATTCAATCAATCAAATCGACAATCACATCGACGATGATGGTGATCAGAACTCATTTCCAAGCCACCGTCATCAGATCATCACCTATTCGAGAAAGAGAAAACACTCTCAATCTCAG GGACAGAATCCGATATGTACGTTGCATATAAGTGCTTCTTTTTTACTTGATGCAAAAACTTTGGTTACCATATTTCag ATACATTTGGAGGAGGGGCCCGGTGATATACTTGTATTTCTATTTGGGCATGAAGACAATGAATCTATTGAGGGTCTTGTGTGTGAGAATCTTAAGAAATTACCTGAAGCCAATGAAAAAAATCTTAATCTTGCCATTGTTCTCTTCTCTTCCATCAGAGAAGCAAATGAAAGTCTTTACAGTTGCTCCTATTGGATTCAGAAAGGTACACTAGTAGCTACACGCCTTATTAAGAACTCTATAAAACTG GTAATACTGGAAACTAACATTGCTGAAACATCAGTGACAATAcctggaattaattatgtgattgaTCCTGGATTGCTGAAAGTGAGGAGTTACTCTCCTGACAGTGGCATTGAGTCTCTAATTGTTGTTAAAACTTCAAAAGATCAATCTCTTCAAAGGAG TGATCTGGAAAATGCAGCTCTATCCGACACATTGGTCCCACGAAAGAACACAAG ATTGTCCAACATAAAGCTCACATTTCCGAGCTTAATCTACATGCTGAAGATCAAGCTAGAGA AAATACAACTTAAAGCATTGGAGGCAATGGTTGTCGTTGGCCAAGTCAAATCAGAATTTTCTATTTCCCACATCTCAAATTCACCATCAAAGAAACTAGAAAAGAATGGATCAAGAAAAAGAGGATTTGGTTCCCCTTTTAAATGCATAGGAATAGGATTAGCACAACAACTGAAGTCTGAGAGAGATGAAGAGCTTGCTACTGTAAGAAAGCGAATTGAAGAGCTTGAAGCATTGGCTGCAAGTCGCCAAAAAGAAGCataa